The window TCAGTGCATGGGGATAGAATCCTCAGTCGCTCCTGCTCACCTGGTTGGAGCTTCTCAAGGGTGACTTCGACTTTCATCTTCGGGAGAGAGAAATGTCCAGTGTACGTGGAGGAGCAGACGATGCGTAAATTGCATGCACACCTTCTGCACTACGGCGAAAGGCGAACAAATCGACTTACTGGTGTTACGGAAACGCTGGTCCGCCTGGGAATTATTTTTGAGAAGAGGCGTTTTTCGAGGAGGTATATCTCGTCCCCTGTGTGTGAATAGTTAAGGAGGGAGTGATCAGTGgtaatgtttttttaaagggtGCTGCGAACCATCGGCTGCATTTGCTCAAAACATGgaacacatatatgcaaCGACGTACCATCCATTTTAATAATAAGTGAGAGATGGCCATCGTCAACGTAGTAAAGGCAATCGCTTTCATGGAGGCCCTTCTTGTAGAGAGTTAAGAAAAGGCGGTCGGTGGTCTGCGACCAGTCGTGCCTGCAGGGGCAAAGAGACAAACGAAATGGTGGTACGACACAGTGAAGAGGAACAATTCGCCATGAAGGGGTACCTTAAAGTGAGGTCCCATGCAGAGGTGCCACACCCAAGGAGGAACAGAGTTCAGGTCACATGTCAGAGAGAGGTACCTAATGAGCTTCTCATTCAGCAACACCTTCGTCTTCTTCAGTTTCTCTAACTGTTCATACTGAATGTTCGCGTGGTGGTCCATGTGCGGGAGGGAACTGCTATCTGAGAGGGTATGTGGGGGGGTGGGGAGGGTAGGAGGAGTGAAGTAGATCCATCTTAAGATGACAGTGCAGGTGGACTCGCTGGTATTCTGCTACTCCATAGGTAAAAGACACGGTGCTCCCATTTGAAATGACGAGGGAGAGCCTTTAACCCATTTCTCCTGGTGATGATGGTGGCGACGTGGTGGTatgacgttttttttttttttttttttttttgttctcgaTGAAACCGAGCAGATAAAGAAGTGGGAGGGAGGGATTCCTCCAAATgtgtacaggaaaaaaaaaaaaaagagaaaaaccaCTTGTTTGTTGTGGGTTACGGAAGGGGGGTGATCATTTAATTTGGGGGTGGAAGTAGCAAAGCAGTCCCTTgctaggagaaaaaaaaaaaaaaaaaaataatgcatacatacaaataTTCATACATACgtgtacgtttttttttacgtttatcCGTTTCACAGGAGGGGTGTCACGGCGCAACGGAACCTGCTCTCCTGCGAGGGATTAGCAAAGTAATAAGGGCAAATTaagcagcaaaaaaaaaaaaaaaaaaaaaaaaaaaatgagaatggagaaaacaaGCGCAGAAGAGAGAGGGGGAAATTACGCATGTTCTTGAAAATATTCGCAGGGGTCGACACGCAATCGTAGGGATCTTCCCACTTCCACTTTGCACTTGAGTGTATGCCCGTGTGAATGTATATCTACACAACATCCCCCCTACACACACATTCACGCACATGCATTTTGGTTGATCATCCCCTTTTTGTGGGAGAGACCAATTTTGCGTCGCCTTACAAtcaagggaggaaaaaaagagcagtGGCTAGGAAGGACAGAAAGAATAACGATCTCAAATGTGAGGTGGCTTGGGGGGGTTTCATATTTGGGTACCCCTTTGCCAATGCGGTCGTGGGTGCAGTGTGCAAAAGGgaacggaaagaaaaaacgaggGGCCAAACGGGGGGGGGGTACGAACATCACCCATTCGAGTCGTGCATCCGGGTACAAATCCTCACAGTGTAACACTTTGCAGATGAATCCGTCGCACCGTCGTTGTGCGATCGTGGCGGCGTCCTTACACCTTCATCGTATCTTCGGTGAGCTGTCGCTGGGCCTACACAGAAGATACACGGAAGGATGAAGAAACTACGCTGTGAGGGGATCTTCACACACAGAGATTACGATGTGGTCACAGACCACCCCCCCTACTACATCATCTACAAAAGGAGCAGTGGAGGAGTGTACCAAGGGAGTGAGCACTTCAATGGGCTAACTATACTTGTTAAggggaggagagaaaattaTGGAAGGAGCAAGGAAAGAGTGATGAGAGGCTTCCTGAACAAGGTGTATCAGGTGCATCACTATCGGGGAGGGACGGAAACCTACAACCAGGGGGAAAGCACAACGAAGGAGAGATACATCACTCAGTTAATGAAAAATGCCAATCCACTATATGTGAGTAGTGATTCCCTTGAGAATATCTACCGGGGGTGCTACAGTTCCCTCAGTCACTCCGCTGAGGGAGTGATGCTCAAGGTGGACAAGCACTG is drawn from Plasmodium knowlesi strain H genome assembly, chromosome: 7 and contains these coding sequences:
- a CDS encoding calcyclin-binding protein, putative: MDSSSLPHMDHHANIQYEQLEKLKKTKVLLNEKLIRHDWSQTTDRLFLTLYKKGLHESDCLYYVDDGHLSLIIKMDGDEIYLLEKRLFSKIIPRRTSVSVTPMKVEVTLEKLQPGVEWPQLEKLEESEKDKANGLAQNKENLLNPFSGKSTHEWDKLTKSIKEDEDEGNIDTFFRKIYNEGDDDTKRAMIKSFQTSRGTVLSTNWKDVQHKNYEQDKPVPDDKEIV